From the Actinomadura luzonensis genome, the window CGCCGAGGTTGTGCGGGATCCTGGCCAGGACGTGCGGCGGGAGGGCGGCGACGCAGTAGTCGGCCTTGATCGAGCCGCCGTCCCAGACGACCTCGACGCCGTCGGCCAGCGTGGTGATCCCGGTGACCTTGGTCCCGGTCCTGATCCGGTCCGCGCCGACGGCCTCGGTGAGCTTGACGACGATCGCGTCCATGCCGCCGACCGGCTGGAACATGGGGGTGGCCATGTCGTAGCCGAAGTCGTTGAGCACGAGGCGGCCGGTGCCGGCGGCGAGGATCTCGCGGAGGGGAGCGGGGGCGTCGAGCGGGGTGCCGCCGTCCAGCGCCGGGTACTTGACGTAGCCGCGGCGGGCGGAGCCGGCGTAGTCCAGCTTCGGGCCGAGGTCGCCGAACCTGCGCAGGAAGTCGAGCAGCCGCTCCTGGTCGTCCTTGGTGAGGCTGCGGTCGAGCGCGCCGTGGTCGGTGGCCTTGGCCAGCAGCTCGGCGACGTAGCCGTAGAGGTCGGCGCGGGCGGTGCGGGCCCGCACGGTGCGCCCTCCGGTGTGGACGTAGGCCGAGGCGTTGTGGTTGACGAACGTCTCGATGGGGACGCCCAGCTCGCGGCAGTAGTCCAGCGTCACCATCCAGGGGGCGATCCGGCCGGGGCCCGCGTTGAAGTACAGCCCCTCGCCGAGGCGGGCCTGCTGGGCCGGGCCGTTCAGCTCGGTCAGGCGGTCGCCGCCGCGCAGCGTCAGGTTCCGGCCGCCCGCCTTCTCCCTGGCCTCCAGCAGCGTGCAGTCGTAGCCGGCCTTGCCCAGCTCGTACGCCGCCGTCAGCCCCGCCACCCCCGCCCCCAGGATCACGACCTTGGCCGCGCCCTTGCCGCGCAGCGTGAAGTCGCCCTGCCGGGGGGCGGTGAACTCCTTGTCCTGCGCCGACGGCGCCAGCCCGAGCGCGCCCATGGCGGCGTACATGGCGCCCGCGCCGCCCGCCGCGCCGATCCCGACGAGCAGTCCGCGCCGGGTCAGCGCCGCCCGTTCCACGTCCGTCCGCTCCTCATCCGTAGGGGCCGCTGCCGCAGGCGACCTGGCCGCCGATCGTGGCGAAGATGCCGAACAGCGCCATGATCTGGGAGAAGTCGTCCGTGGTGAACTCGATGTGCCGCGGCCCCGCCGTCTTCACGCCGGGGATCAGCGCCACCGCGGCGGCGATGGCCGTCGAGTTCCACTCGACGCCGAGCGTGTACGGCGCCTCCACCCGGTACGGCCGGAAGTCGCCGAGCCGCCCGAGCGCCCGCGCCGCGGCCTCGCGGATGCGGGCCTGGGCCACGCTCGGCGGCAGCAGCTCCGCGGAGAACTTGTCGATGCCTTTCTTGACCGCCACCGTCTCGACGTCGCCGAGGACCTCGCGGGCCTCCTCGCCGACCGCCTCGTCCCCGGTGACCAGCACCACCGGCACGCCGTGGAAGCCGGCGCACGCCGCCACCAGCCGCGTCTCGCCGCACGGCGCGCCGTTGAGCGTGACGTTCTGGATCTCCTTGCCCATCCAGGTGTGGTTGAGCACGCCGTTCTGGACGCCGGCCCGCGCGTGGTAGCCGACGAAGCAGGCCGCCGCGAACGACCCGTCGAGCCCCTGCGCCATCCGCTGCGCCTTGCCGGGGCCGCGGATCAGGGTGGCGCGCGGGTCGAGCAGGTCGATGCGCAGGTTCTTGGTGGAGCCGTGGGCGTCGTTGACCAGCACGCCGCTCGCGCCCGCGTCGAACGCGCCGGCGACCGCGGCGTTGGCGTCGGCGGTCATCAGCTCGCAGCCGCGCTCGTAGCCGCGCTTGCCGGCGTGCATCTCCTCCGGGTCGGTGAGCCCGGTGACGCCCTCCATGTCCACCGACAGGTACACCTTCACGCCGCCGACCCCCAGTTCTCCACGCGCCTGGCCTCGTCCTCGGTCATCAGCCCGACCTTCTCCGTCATGAACGCGGCCACCTGGGCGCGCCACGCCTCCGGGATCTCCTCGATCGCGGGCGGGTAGCAGTGGTCGAGCCAGCTCGTGGACTCCTCGGTGGCCTCGAAGTAGTCGAGGGCGGGCCCGAACAGGGTGTTCTCGATGCCGGGGACGCGGGCCAGGCCGTACTCGATCATCTCCTGGCCGCCGTAGGGCGGCTTGCGCAGCCACTTGCGGGCGAAGGGGCGGTCGGCGGTGACCGGCGTGTCGAGCGGCCGGCGCTCGACGGCGGCCTGGATCAGCTCCTTGTACAGGCACTTGCCGCAGTCGCGGCACGGGCCGTCGGTGCCGCGCAGGCACCAGCGCACCTGCTCGCGCAGCTCGGAGCTCAGCGCGAGGCGCATGGTGGTCGCCTCGCTGACGCCGCCGACGGGCAG encodes:
- a CDS encoding flavin monoamine oxidase family protein; this translates as MERAALTRRGLLVGIGAAGGAGAMYAAMGALGLAPSAQDKEFTAPRQGDFTLRGKGAAKVVILGAGVAGLTAAYELGKAGYDCTLLEAREKAGGRNLTLRGGDRLTELNGPAQQARLGEGLYFNAGPGRIAPWMVTLDYCRELGVPIETFVNHNASAYVHTGGRTVRARTARADLYGYVAELLAKATDHGALDRSLTKDDQERLLDFLRRFGDLGPKLDYAGSARRGYVKYPALDGGTPLDAPAPLREILAAGTGRLVLNDFGYDMATPMFQPVGGMDAIVVKLTEAVGADRIRTGTKVTGITTLADGVEVVWDGGSIKADYCVAALPPHVLARIPHNLGAQVTAALRTPVPIAAGKIGLEYGRRWWELEDRIYGGVTETDLDITHIWYPSHGFHSERGVLVGYYNTERDAELYGALSPEDRRGRALTQGKKIHGEKYRKDVLSSVSIAWHRQPHIEGAWVRWPAFDSSFTLLQRPAGRVYFAGDWLTHLIAWQAGAMESARAAVTLLHQRVLQSA
- a CDS encoding M55 family metallopeptidase, which gives rise to MKVYLSVDMEGVTGLTDPEEMHAGKRGYERGCELMTADANAAVAGAFDAGASGVLVNDAHGSTKNLRIDLLDPRATLIRGPGKAQRMAQGLDGSFAAACFVGYHARAGVQNGVLNHTWMGKEIQNVTLNGAPCGETRLVAACAGFHGVPVVLVTGDEAVGEEAREVLGDVETVAVKKGIDKFSAELLPPSVAQARIREAAARALGRLGDFRPYRVEAPYTLGVEWNSTAIAAAVALIPGVKTAGPRHIEFTTDDFSQIMALFGIFATIGGQVACGSGPYG